The following coding sequences lie in one Zingiber officinale cultivar Zhangliang chromosome 2B, Zo_v1.1, whole genome shotgun sequence genomic window:
- the LOC122049090 gene encoding MLO-like protein 7: MILGFISLLLTFSQDQIAKICVPKAVADSMLPCRPDAESTGRNKRRLLALVLTESHLKRRILAAGDSVVECPPEKEQLITATGLHQLHILIFFLAEFHVVNSALIMVLGRAKIHRWKDWETDTTSAEYAFTTGIYMFTILCFFVPDLHPWILV, encoded by the exons ATGATTCTCGGCTTCATCTCCTTGCTGTTGACATTTAGTCAGGACCAGATCGCGAAAATCTGCGTGCCAAAGGCAGTTGCAGATTCTATGCTGCCATGTCGCCCTGATGCAGAGTCAACTGGCAGAAATAAAAGGCGGCTGCTCGCGCTGGTGCTGACGGAGTCACACCTGAAGCGCAGGATTTTAGCTGCTGGTGATTCAGTGGTTGAATGCCCCCCA GAAAAGGAGCAACTGATTACTGCCACAGGCTTGCACCAGTTGCACATTCTGATCTTCTTTTTGGCTGAGTTTCATGTGGTAAATAGTGCTCTTATAATGGTCCTTGGAAGAGCAAAG ATACACAGATGGAAGGACTGGGAAACGGATACGACATCGGCTGAGTATGCCTTCACGACTGGTATATATATGTTCACTATTCTTTGTTTTTTTGTCCCAGATTTGCATCCTTGGATCCTAGTTTGA